A section of the Leminorella richardii genome encodes:
- a CDS encoding 2-hydroxycarboxylate transporter family protein produces the protein MQSDVQTSAETEKNKFWQIKIGPLPLPLYLILAAIVLAASVFGKLPADMLGGIAVMMIIGMLLGDIGMRVPILKDIGGPAILSIFIPSILVFYNLLNPAAVAAIKSFTKTSNFLYFYIACLVSGSILGMVRAVLVQGFLRMFVPLVVGTIASCVAGVAVGSLTGLGAYHSFFFVVIPILSGGIGEGILPLSVAYSEILSQSPDKFIGMLVPAAMLGNLFAIMSAGYLRHLGVKKPHLTGNGTLVRSGDIDLGGKNENQPIDFGLMGAGLVIACCFYLFGMLANHFIPIPAPIIMILSAALVKTLGIMPRQMELGAYQLYRFVAQNLTWALLVGVGVLYTPWNEVVAAITPAYIATVAATVLAMISSGFFIGRYLNMYPIEAAMVTGCHSGLGGTGDVAILSAGNRMELMPFAQIATRLGGACVVVLAAILMRVIS, from the coding sequence ATGCAAAGCGACGTACAAACTAGCGCTGAAACTGAAAAAAATAAGTTTTGGCAAATAAAAATAGGGCCACTGCCGCTACCTCTGTATCTGATCCTTGCCGCCATCGTACTGGCGGCATCGGTGTTTGGAAAACTGCCTGCCGATATGCTCGGCGGTATCGCTGTGATGATGATCATCGGCATGCTGCTGGGGGACATCGGTATGCGGGTTCCGATCCTTAAAGACATCGGCGGACCGGCTATTCTCTCCATCTTCATTCCGTCTATTTTGGTGTTCTATAACCTGCTTAACCCAGCGGCAGTTGCTGCCATTAAGTCGTTTACTAAAACCTCAAACTTTCTCTATTTCTACATTGCCTGTCTGGTGTCGGGCAGTATTCTCGGCATGGTGCGCGCGGTGCTGGTGCAGGGCTTCCTGCGGATGTTTGTTCCGCTGGTGGTTGGCACTATCGCTAGCTGCGTAGCCGGAGTGGCGGTAGGTTCTTTGACCGGGCTCGGCGCCTATCACTCGTTTTTCTTTGTGGTGATCCCGATCCTGTCTGGCGGTATCGGTGAGGGGATCCTTCCTCTGTCCGTTGCCTATTCGGAAATCTTAAGCCAGTCACCGGATAAGTTTATCGGCATGCTGGTGCCTGCGGCGATGCTGGGCAACCTGTTCGCCATTATGTCTGCGGGCTATCTGCGCCACTTAGGCGTGAAGAAGCCTCACCTGACCGGCAACGGTACGCTGGTTCGCTCTGGCGATATCGATCTCGGCGGTAAGAATGAAAATCAGCCGATCGACTTCGGCCTAATGGGTGCTGGTCTGGTTATTGCCTGCTGTTTCTATCTGTTCGGCATGCTGGCTAACCACTTCATCCCAATTCCGGCGCCGATCATCATGATCCTGTCTGCTGCGCTGGTGAAAACCCTTGGCATTATGCCGCGTCAGATGGAGCTGGGTGCCTATCAGCTTTATCGCTTCGTCGCACAAAACCTGACCTGGGCTCTGCTGGTGGGCGTTGGCGTACTTTATACCCCATGGAATGAAGTCGTCGCAGCTATTACCCCTGCCTACATCGCCACTGTTGCGGCGACCGTGCTGGCAATGATCTCAAGCGGCTTCTTCATTGGGCGCTACCTCAATATGTATCCGATTGAAGCGGCAATGGTCACTGGTTGCCACAGCGGTCTGGGCGGAACCGGCGACGTCGCCATTCTGTCTGCGGGTAACCGCATGGAGCTGATGCCGTTCGCGCAAATTGCTACCCGACTGGGAGGCGCCTGCGTCGTGGTACTGGCTGCAATCCTGATGCGCGTTATCAGCTAA
- the citD gene encoding citrate lyase acyl carrier protein, whose protein sequence is MTIKKGHAGTLESNDIMISVEEKPSGFGVQIELTSIVEAQFGNAIRCTLAEEAVKAGFPDIFIKAVDKGALDCTIRARLETAIDRAVASATALTQQEAR, encoded by the coding sequence ATGACTATTAAGAAAGGGCATGCGGGCACGCTGGAGTCCAATGACATCATGATTTCCGTTGAGGAAAAGCCGTCTGGATTTGGCGTACAGATTGAATTGACCAGCATTGTTGAAGCTCAGTTCGGCAACGCCATCCGCTGCACGTTGGCTGAAGAGGCAGTGAAGGCAGGCTTCCCCGATATCTTTATTAAAGCGGTCGATAAAGGGGCGCTGGACTGTACGATCCGCGCCCGTCTGGAAACCGCCATCGATCGCGCCGTTGCATCGGCTACTGCACTTACACAACAGGAGGCACGTTAA
- a CDS encoding HpcH/HpaI aldolase/citrate lyase family protein produces the protein MDLLRTLLFLPGNNPGMLQNGGVFGADAVILDLEDAVSPQEKDSARRLVSHALCKVNYGNSRKVVRINPLDCGGAQDIAAIVPCEPDALVLPKIDNVEMLRDVVALIEHAERPGQKPVRIIPYWKPR, from the coding sequence ATGGACCTTCTTAGAACGCTTCTCTTTTTACCGGGCAACAACCCAGGCATGCTGCAGAACGGCGGCGTATTCGGCGCCGACGCGGTGATCCTCGATTTGGAAGACGCCGTATCGCCGCAGGAAAAAGATTCAGCCCGTCGGCTGGTGAGCCACGCGCTGTGTAAGGTGAACTACGGTAACAGCCGCAAAGTTGTGCGTATTAACCCGCTGGACTGCGGCGGCGCGCAGGACATTGCCGCCATCGTTCCCTGTGAGCCCGACGCGCTAGTGCTGCCGAAAATCGACAACGTCGAGATGCTTCGCGACGTGGTAGCGCTGATTGAGCACGCTGAACGACCAGGGCAAAAGCCAGTGAGGATTATTCCCTATTGGAAACCCCGCTAA
- a CDS encoding HpcH/HpaI aldolase/citrate lyase family protein — protein sequence METPLSVIYAYDIATADPRVWAISFGAEDYTAALGAVRSRSGEEILSARMTIVNAAAAAGIDSIDTPFTDAQDESGLEQDSLFARRLGFKGKLAINPRQIDVIHQAFSPTAADIHWARRVVDALEQAKKQGTGVIALDGKMIDAPIVLRAERTLRLSAYLNLSQEETV from the coding sequence TTGGAAACCCCGCTAAGCGTGATTTACGCCTACGACATCGCCACTGCGGATCCTCGGGTATGGGCTATCTCCTTTGGAGCGGAAGACTACACCGCCGCTCTGGGCGCCGTGCGCTCTCGCTCTGGCGAAGAGATCCTGTCAGCGAGGATGACGATCGTTAACGCAGCGGCAGCAGCCGGTATCGACTCTATCGATACGCCGTTTACCGACGCGCAGGATGAAAGCGGGCTTGAGCAAGACTCCCTGTTTGCCCGCAGACTGGGCTTTAAGGGCAAGCTGGCTATCAACCCACGCCAGATAGACGTCATCCATCAGGCGTTTAGCCCGACGGCGGCGGATATCCACTGGGCTCGGCGAGTAGTCGATGCCCTAGAGCAGGCCAAGAAGCAGGGAACCGGCGTTATTGCTCTCGACGGCAAGATGATCGACGCACCGATTGTGCTGCGCGCCGAGCGCACACTGCGGCTTTCTGCCTATCTGAATCTTTCTCAGGAGGAAACGGTATGA
- the citF gene encoding citrate lyase subunit alpha gives MKNLVNRELPEAIAEIGTLAPYAGAFARTPAMRRSAPKVKCCLPGSNKLRDGLEAVFDELPIVDGMTLSFHHHFRNGDSLVNQVLEIAARRGLKGLRVALSSVFPVHAPMVEHFKSGTVVYLDTDYMSGPVATAVSQGVLANPVMLRSHGGRARAIECGDLHVDVAFIAAPTADEYGNLNGTEGPTACGSLGYAFPDAEYADYVVAVTDTLVPYPLKTISIPQTRVDYVVTLPSVGDPKGIVSGTTQVTKDPVQLKIASLAAKAIEASGLLKNGFSFQTGAGGASLAVAHYLRKIMRERSIVGSFALGGITGYLVSMLEEGLFERLIDVQGFDLEAVRSLKENPNHLEVSAGMYASPFNSGCVVNQLDCVVLGATEMDTQFNVNVVTGSNGYIMGGSGGHSDAAAGAKLTIVTANLIRGRLPILRDEIVTITTPGETVDVLVTEYGIAVNPRRQDLIECLSGRGLPLKTIEEMKQLAEDIAGVPDPIALTDDVVAVVEYRDGTIIDVVYRPANK, from the coding sequence ATGAAAAACCTAGTCAATCGCGAACTGCCTGAGGCGATAGCGGAAATCGGTACGCTGGCTCCTTATGCCGGAGCGTTTGCGCGAACTCCCGCAATGCGGCGCAGCGCGCCGAAGGTTAAGTGCTGCCTTCCCGGAAGCAACAAGCTGAGAGACGGGCTGGAGGCAGTCTTTGACGAGCTGCCCATTGTTGACGGCATGACGCTGTCGTTTCATCACCACTTTCGCAACGGCGACAGTCTGGTTAATCAGGTGCTAGAGATTGCTGCTCGCCGCGGCCTGAAGGGGCTTAGGGTTGCACTGAGTTCAGTTTTCCCGGTGCATGCGCCGATGGTAGAGCACTTCAAAAGCGGCACAGTCGTTTATCTGGACACTGACTATATGTCCGGCCCGGTGGCGACGGCGGTATCTCAGGGCGTACTGGCTAATCCGGTAATGCTGAGAAGCCACGGTGGGCGCGCCCGCGCCATTGAGTGCGGCGATCTGCACGTTGACGTCGCGTTTATCGCCGCGCCCACGGCTGACGAGTATGGCAATCTTAACGGCACCGAAGGGCCAACCGCCTGCGGCTCTCTGGGCTACGCTTTCCCAGACGCGGAATACGCTGACTACGTAGTAGCGGTAACCGATACGCTGGTGCCCTATCCGCTGAAGACTATCTCTATTCCTCAGACTCGGGTTGATTACGTAGTGACACTGCCGTCGGTTGGCGATCCGAAAGGGATCGTGTCCGGCACAACGCAGGTCACCAAAGATCCGGTACAGCTCAAAATCGCTTCGCTGGCGGCTAAGGCTATTGAGGCTTCAGGGCTGCTGAAGAACGGTTTTTCCTTCCAGACCGGCGCAGGCGGTGCGTCGCTGGCGGTGGCTCACTACCTGCGTAAGATCATGCGGGAAAGATCCATTGTCGGCAGCTTCGCGCTGGGGGGCATTACCGGCTATCTGGTTTCCATGCTGGAAGAGGGGCTGTTCGAACGGCTCATCGACGTGCAGGGCTTTGACTTAGAGGCGGTGCGCTCTTTAAAAGAGAATCCGAACCATCTGGAAGTCAGCGCCGGCATGTACGCTAGCCCGTTTAATTCCGGCTGTGTGGTCAATCAGCTGGACTGCGTCGTGCTGGGGGCAACAGAAATGGACACCCAGTTCAACGTTAACGTGGTTACCGGCTCCAACGGTTACATCATGGGCGGCTCCGGCGGGCACAGCGATGCGGCGGCGGGAGCAAAGCTCACCATCGTCACTGCCAACCTGATCCGCGGCCGACTGCCGATCCTGCGCGATGAGATCGTCACTATCACCACGCCGGGGGAAACGGTAGACGTGCTGGTCACCGAGTACGGTATCGCCGTTAACCCTCGCAGGCAGGATCTTATTGAGTGCCTGAGCGGGCGAGGGCTGCCGCTGAAAACCATCGAAGAGATGAAACAGCTAGCAGAAGATATTGCCGGCGTACCCGACCCTATCGCCCTAACCGACGATGTGGTTGCCGTCGTCGAGTACCGCGATGGGACGATTATTGACGTGGTGTATAGGCCAGCAAATAAGTAA
- the citC gene encoding [citrate (pro-3S)-lyase] ligase encodes MSDQYSFNPLFDPSPTASKELESLLHTNGLGLEPNLSQFIEARFQGQLVGCAGLDGNVIKCVAIDEGHRGGALSLRLLTEVMNLAYRQGVEQLFLYTKPANVPLFVGAGFTPLVTVPERITLMENGSRGLSDYCSELTTLRQPGKTIGSIVMNANPFTLGHLYLVARALERCDWLHLFVVKQDASRFAYDDRLRLIREGIKGLERITLHPGSDYTISKATFPSYFLKEQGLVDECATALDLLLFRQSIAPALGINVRFVGTEPFDPVTAKYNLDMAFWLSEADSPAPIIRVEELPRVEVDGAPVSASRVRKLLDEGNEAAVARLVPRTTFDFLFNQ; translated from the coding sequence ATGAGCGACCAATACTCTTTCAACCCTCTCTTTGATCCCTCGCCCACGGCGAGCAAGGAGCTTGAATCCCTGCTCCATACCAACGGCCTAGGTCTAGAACCCAACCTATCGCAGTTTATTGAAGCTCGCTTTCAGGGTCAGCTAGTAGGCTGCGCGGGGCTTGATGGTAACGTCATCAAGTGCGTAGCGATCGATGAAGGCCACCGAGGTGGCGCGCTTAGCCTTCGGCTGCTGACCGAAGTGATGAATCTTGCCTATCGGCAGGGTGTTGAACAGCTGTTCCTCTATACCAAACCGGCTAACGTACCGCTGTTTGTAGGAGCGGGGTTTACCCCATTAGTGACAGTGCCGGAGCGGATAACGCTGATGGAAAACGGCTCTCGCGGGCTGTCTGACTACTGTAGCGAGCTGACGACTCTTCGCCAGCCGGGTAAAACAATCGGCAGCATCGTCATGAACGCCAACCCCTTTACGCTGGGGCACCTTTATCTGGTTGCGAGAGCGTTGGAACGCTGCGACTGGCTACACCTGTTCGTGGTCAAACAGGATGCATCGCGATTTGCCTACGACGATCGCCTGCGGCTTATCCGCGAGGGCATTAAGGGACTTGAGAGGATCACTCTTCATCCCGGTTCCGACTACACCATTTCCAAAGCGACTTTTCCTTCCTATTTTCTGAAAGAGCAGGGGCTGGTAGACGAATGCGCCACTGCGCTGGATCTGCTGCTGTTTCGTCAGTCCATTGCCCCCGCGCTGGGCATTAACGTGCGGTTTGTCGGCACCGAGCCCTTTGACCCAGTAACGGCTAAATACAATCTCGATATGGCGTTTTGGCTTTCCGAAGCGGATTCGCCAGCCCCGATTATTCGGGTAGAGGAGCTGCCGCGCGTTGAGGTTGACGGTGCGCCAGTGTCTGCTTCAAGAGTAAGAAAGCTGCTGGATGAGGGTAACGAAGCCGCTGTCGCTCGGCTGGTGCCGAGGACGACGTTTGACTTCTTGTTTAATCAATAA
- the citX gene encoding citrate lyase holo-[acyl-carrier protein] synthase has protein sequence MTEHKVTLEQMLDCRERRVERQKEARLRFGAPVVSITLVWPGEVKDSPESRYAMEQALCALDDAFEQLNLSPNFRQRELSVTGPEAIYSVNMDTVTLKRLCTELEEKHPLGRLWDMDVIDSDGRPVSRSDIGLPSRRCLLCDQPAHVCARSRAHSVDQLLEAIHRRIHAFKQSAGV, from the coding sequence ATGACGGAACACAAAGTCACATTGGAGCAGATGCTGGACTGCCGCGAGAGGCGAGTCGAACGGCAAAAAGAGGCGAGACTGCGCTTTGGCGCTCCCGTTGTGTCTATCACGCTGGTTTGGCCGGGCGAGGTGAAGGATTCCCCTGAGTCGCGCTATGCCATGGAGCAGGCGCTTTGCGCTCTGGACGACGCGTTTGAGCAGTTAAATCTTTCTCCCAACTTCCGTCAGCGTGAGCTTTCCGTTACCGGACCAGAGGCTATCTATAGCGTCAATATGGACACCGTTACCCTTAAGCGCCTGTGTACTGAGTTAGAAGAGAAGCATCCCCTTGGGCGGCTGTGGGATATGGACGTTATCGACAGCGATGGGCGACCCGTCTCCCGCTCGGATATTGGGCTACCGTCGCGTCGCTGCCTGCTGTGTGACCAACCTGCTCACGTCTGTGCTCGCTCTCGGGCGCACAGTGTCGATCAATTACTGGAAGCCATCCACCGGAGGATCCATGCGTTTAAGCAGTCAGCTGGCGTCTGA
- the citG gene encoding triphosphoribosyl-dephospho-CoA synthase CitG, producing MRLSSQLASDTAYYTSASLSDEQLALWGKALGRLAHRAMMEEVLLTPKPGLVDRRNSGSHRDMDRHSFARSARAIADGLPEFVYLGYALGDMPASEVLSALREPGMVCERSMLRATDGVNTHKGAIFAFGLLCAAAGRLLARSAEVEAYTLCQEVADMCEGLVARELALVKEARTAGERFYLRYGFTGARGEAESGFATALNHGLPVYRESLHKGWSSERSLHQALLVLMAHNDDTNLVSRGGVEGLTYAKKQAQALLKDGGMTDSRAKERLAAMDDAFIAKNLSPGGSADLLAVVWFLAHLPKVISTEIISK from the coding sequence ATGCGTTTAAGCAGTCAGCTGGCGTCTGATACAGCCTACTATACGAGTGCTTCTCTCAGCGATGAGCAGCTTGCCCTATGGGGAAAGGCGCTTGGTCGTCTGGCTCATCGAGCCATGATGGAGGAAGTCTTGCTGACGCCTAAACCGGGGCTGGTGGACAGGCGCAACAGCGGTTCGCATCGGGATATGGATCGTCACTCGTTCGCTCGAAGCGCCCGCGCCATCGCTGACGGCCTGCCGGAGTTTGTTTACCTGGGCTACGCGCTGGGGGATATGCCCGCCTCTGAGGTGCTGTCGGCCCTAAGGGAGCCGGGCATGGTCTGCGAGCGCTCTATGCTCCGAGCTACCGACGGAGTGAACACTCACAAGGGGGCGATATTTGCCTTTGGCCTGCTGTGTGCGGCTGCGGGCAGACTGCTAGCGCGAAGCGCAGAGGTTGAGGCCTATACGCTGTGCCAAGAGGTGGCGGACATGTGTGAGGGGCTGGTAGCGCGAGAGCTTGCTCTGGTAAAAGAGGCAAGAACTGCCGGGGAGCGATTCTACCTGCGCTACGGGTTCACCGGCGCGCGGGGCGAGGCTGAATCAGGCTTTGCCACAGCCCTGAATCACGGGCTTCCTGTTTATCGGGAAAGTCTGCATAAAGGATGGAGCAGTGAGCGGTCGCTGCATCAGGCGCTGCTGGTACTGATGGCACACAATGATGATACCAATCTGGTCTCGAGGGGTGGCGTTGAAGGACTAACGTATGCCAAGAAACAGGCTCAGGCTCTGCTCAAGGACGGCGGCATGACGGATTCGCGGGCTAAAGAGCGTCTTGCGGCGATGGACGACGCCTTTATCGCGAAAAACCTCAGCCCCGGCGGTAGTGCCGATCTGCTGGCAGTGGTTTGGTTTTTAGCGCACCTCCCTAAAGTAATAAGCACCGAAATAATAAGTAAGTAG
- a CDS encoding Lrp/AsnC family transcriptional regulator, translating into MKLDLYDKKILTLLQRNNRLSQRQIADLVNLSPSAVNRRIAALEEAGIVKSNVSVVDSSKVGRPITIVVQVMIENERLDLLQEDKQRFVNCPQVQQVYYVTGDFDFMLVMNVRDMAEYEALTRELFFASGNIKSFKTIVSMQNAKQEMTVLIE; encoded by the coding sequence ATGAAGCTCGACCTCTACGACAAAAAAATTCTGACGCTGTTACAGCGAAACAACCGTCTGTCCCAGCGACAGATTGCCGATCTCGTCAATCTGTCGCCTTCAGCAGTTAACCGCCGCATTGCCGCACTGGAAGAGGCGGGTATCGTGAAGTCTAACGTTAGCGTAGTGGACTCCAGTAAAGTCGGTCGCCCGATCACTATTGTGGTTCAGGTCATGATTGAGAACGAAAGACTCGACCTACTACAGGAGGACAAGCAGCGATTCGTTAACTGCCCTCAAGTGCAGCAGGTCTACTACGTAACGGGGGATTTTGACTTTATGCTGGTGATGAACGTCCGCGACATGGCGGAGTACGAAGCCTTGACCCGAGAGCTGTTTTTCGCCTCGGGCAACATCAAATCGTTTAAAACTATCGTGTCTATGCAGAACGCTAAGCAGGAAATGACGGTACTGATAGAGTAG
- the dpaL gene encoding diaminopropionate ammonia-lyase, giving the protein MTDIINYQFNNRKKAYGQGTDLSLLNDSVGSEVLAFHKKFPNYRATPLRRLPHLSQRLGLGSIHVKDESQRFGLNAFKGLGGSYAVGKYLAEKLGLDIHSLTFSALNAPDIKSKIENIVFVTATDGNHGRGVAWAAEQLGLKAVVFMPKGSSPIRAQNIRNHGAECTITDLNYDDTVRLASQQAEEKGWVLLQDTAWEGYEQIPTWIMQGYVTLAIEAYEQLVESGAALPTHLVLQAGVGSFAGSIMGYFIEKMKDKAPAVIVVEPHQANCLYRSAVINDGQPHSVGGDMATLMAGLACGEPNTSCWPIIRDNAVCFISADDRLAANGMRILAAPRPNTDEPFISGESGAIGAGLIYELMSHECHRELRERLGLNVNAHVLLISTEGDTSPDVYEDIVWFGRSA; this is encoded by the coding sequence ATGACGGACATTATTAACTACCAGTTTAACAATAGAAAAAAAGCCTACGGTCAGGGAACGGACTTAAGTTTGCTGAATGACAGCGTTGGCAGCGAAGTCCTCGCGTTTCATAAAAAGTTTCCTAACTATCGGGCAACGCCGCTGCGTAGGCTTCCTCACCTGAGCCAGCGGCTAGGGCTGGGATCGATTCACGTGAAGGACGAGTCTCAGCGCTTTGGTCTGAACGCGTTTAAAGGACTGGGTGGTTCCTATGCAGTAGGGAAATACTTGGCTGAAAAGCTTGGTCTGGATATTCATTCACTGACTTTTTCTGCACTTAATGCGCCAGATATTAAATCAAAGATAGAAAACATCGTTTTCGTCACGGCGACTGACGGTAATCACGGCCGCGGCGTAGCCTGGGCGGCAGAGCAGTTGGGTCTTAAAGCGGTCGTTTTTATGCCTAAGGGATCGTCCCCGATTCGGGCGCAAAACATCCGCAACCACGGCGCGGAGTGCACCATCACCGATCTCAACTATGACGATACCGTTCGCTTGGCAAGCCAGCAGGCGGAGGAAAAGGGCTGGGTGCTGCTACAGGATACCGCTTGGGAAGGCTATGAGCAGATCCCTACCTGGATTATGCAGGGCTACGTGACGCTGGCTATCGAAGCCTATGAACAGCTGGTGGAAAGCGGCGCAGCGCTTCCAACACATCTGGTTTTACAGGCCGGAGTGGGATCTTTTGCCGGCAGCATCATGGGCTACTTTATTGAAAAGATGAAAGACAAAGCGCCTGCCGTCATCGTTGTTGAGCCCCATCAGGCGAACTGCCTGTACCGTTCTGCGGTGATTAACGACGGGCAGCCTCACAGCGTCGGCGGAGATATGGCGACACTGATGGCCGGGCTGGCCTGCGGTGAGCCCAATACCTCCTGCTGGCCGATTATTCGCGACAACGCGGTGTGCTTTATTTCTGCGGACGACAGGCTGGCGGCTAACGGCATGCGCATTCTGGCGGCGCCTCGACCCAATACTGATGAACCCTTTATTTCCGGCGAATCCGGGGCGATCGGTGCGGGGTTGATTTATGAACTGATGAGCCACGAGTGCCACCGGGAACTGCGAGAGCGCTTGGGGTTGAATGTGAACGCTCACGTTTTGCTTATCAGCACTGAGGGGGATACCTCTCCAGACGTGTATGAAGACATTGTTTGGTTTGGGCGCAGCGCCTGA
- a CDS encoding aromatic amino acid transport family protein — MNKNNDPTIREFKNPKKWHSEDTVWVLGLFGTAIGAGVLFLPINAGIGGFWPLLIVFALAFPITYLAHRGLARFIYSSNTPESTITDAIGEHFGALAGKVFTVIYFFAIYTILIMYAVAVTNTAQSFITHQLHLPEPPRAIVSIVLILGLMFIVRLGQQIIMRVMSTLVYPFIGSLVFMALYLIPHWNGAIFDTMDLNTVGTGQGILMTLWMTFPVLVMSFNHYPIVSPMVVRQKQLYGIEAADTKCGQIQMRGILLMVVVVLFFVLSCVMSLSPQQLAEAKAQNLSILSYLANQFDTPVIAYLSPIIAFVAITKSFLGHYIGAYESLRDMIVETASAKGKAPSAKAINTVIFVFMVLTCWFAAYKNPSILGIIESISGPTGAAILLLLPMYAIHKLPVLAPYRGKISNVFVTIIGLITVSAIFYGMMK, encoded by the coding sequence ATGAATAAGAATAACGATCCGACTATACGCGAGTTCAAAAATCCCAAAAAGTGGCACAGTGAAGACACCGTGTGGGTGCTTGGCCTGTTTGGCACGGCGATTGGTGCCGGAGTGCTATTTTTACCCATTAACGCGGGTATCGGCGGCTTTTGGCCGCTGCTGATAGTTTTCGCGCTGGCCTTTCCCATTACTTACCTAGCCCACCGCGGGCTGGCGCGCTTTATCTACTCCTCCAACACGCCAGAAAGCACCATTACCGACGCTATCGGTGAGCACTTCGGCGCGCTGGCGGGGAAAGTGTTTACCGTTATCTACTTCTTCGCTATCTATACCATTTTGATCATGTACGCGGTGGCTGTAACCAATACGGCACAGAGCTTTATTACTCACCAGCTGCATCTGCCAGAACCGCCCAGAGCCATAGTGTCTATTGTGCTTATCCTAGGGTTGATGTTTATCGTGCGGCTGGGGCAGCAGATCATTATGCGAGTGATGAGTACACTGGTGTACCCTTTTATTGGCTCGCTGGTTTTTATGGCGCTGTATCTTATTCCCCACTGGAACGGCGCTATTTTTGACACCATGGATCTGAATACCGTAGGAACGGGGCAGGGAATTTTGATGACGCTGTGGATGACCTTTCCCGTGCTGGTCATGTCTTTTAATCACTATCCTATTGTTTCGCCGATGGTGGTTCGCCAGAAGCAGCTTTACGGTATTGAAGCCGCTGACACCAAGTGTGGGCAGATTCAGATGCGTGGGATCCTGCTGATGGTGGTTGTGGTGCTGTTCTTTGTTTTGAGCTGCGTTATGAGCCTGTCGCCCCAGCAGCTGGCTGAAGCAAAGGCGCAAAACCTGTCTATTTTGTCCTATTTAGCCAACCAGTTTGATACGCCAGTTATCGCCTACCTGTCGCCAATTATTGCCTTTGTAGCCATTACTAAATCGTTTCTAGGGCACTACATTGGCGCCTATGAGTCACTGCGGGACATGATAGTCGAGACGGCAAGTGCCAAAGGAAAAGCGCCGAGCGCCAAGGCTATTAACACCGTTATCTTTGTCTTTATGGTGCTGACCTGCTGGTTTGCCGCCTATAAGAACCCTAGCATTCTGGGCATTATCGAAAGCATCAGCGGCCCTACCGGCGCGGCGATTTTGCTGCTGTTGCCGATGTACGCTATCCACAAGCTTCCGGTGCTGGCGCCCTATCGGGGCAAAATCAGCAACGTCTTTGTGACGATCATTGGCCTGATTACTGTATCGGCCATTTTTTACGGCATGATGAAGTAA